In one Liolophura sinensis isolate JHLJ2023 chromosome 11, CUHK_Ljap_v2, whole genome shotgun sequence genomic region, the following are encoded:
- the LOC135477403 gene encoding zinc finger CCCH domain-containing protein 10-like, whose amino-acid sequence MSDNSDCSSEEKYMNGVKGDDICRDYLRNVCKRGKRCKYRHPDSSEAKELGRRQEYTFCHDFQNTGCRRANCKFLHCTREEEDHHKQTGQLPVRLQQAAALGIGVTPKELPLLRGEVPICKDYLNGECKRGAKCKFRHVSGVEYEFEVRKSDHTPLSRTRTQSKLYDPYEDEFERFERFEYEHTPLKRRRSEFEYESRYSRPLSYQLLEDENTMLRRKVDELKKQVADLTATNEVLLEQNARYRVSKSNVLQSVPSASPVSQPISVSQPLTTVVTPAPAVAAPAPAPGPPPCNHLNTSLTQQLALKCDMTNQQIALQQRITASGAGNMATATLTPQAIVPVSLPQSSISVSLSHESLHQSLNTAASLAQSLPQSLSMSGPSTPLVSYPIVSQSMGTVVHSSLAH is encoded by the coding sequence ATGTCAGATAACAGTGACTGCAGTAGTGAGGAGAAGTACATGAATGGTGTCAAAGGTGATGATATATGCCGGGACTATCTGCGCAATGTGTGCAAACGAGGGAAGCGGTGCAAATACCGCCACCCGGACTCCTCCGAAGCAAAGGAGTTAGGTCGGCGTCAGGAGTATACTTTCTGTCACGATTTTCAGAACACGGGATGTCGCCGTGCGAACTGTAAGTTCCTACATTGCACTCGGGAGGAGGAAGACCATCACAAGCAGACTGGACAGCTGCCAGTGCGGCTACAGCAAGCCGCTGCTTTAGGTATCGGGGTCACCCCTAAGGAACTCCCACTGCTCCGGGGAGAAGTGCCCATTTGCAAAGACTATCTCAATGGGGAATGCAAACGTGGTGCAAAATGCAAATTCCGGCATGTGTCTGGTGTGGAGTACGAGTTTGAGGTACGAAAGTCTGACCACACGCCGTTGAGTCGGACTCGCACCCAGTCTAAACTGTACGATCCTTACGAAGATGAGTTTGAACGCTTTGAGCGATTCGAATATGAGCACACGCCGCTAAAGCGAAGACGGTCGGAGTTTGAGTATGAGAGCCGCTATTCTCGTCCCCTCAGTTATCAGTTGCTGGAAGACGAGAACACAATGCTGCGGCGGAAAGTGGACGAGCTGAAAAAGCAGGTGGCAGATCTGACGGCCACAAACGAAGTTCTGCTGGAGCAGAATGCCCGATACAGAGTTAGCAAATCTAATGTGTTACAAAGTGTTCCTTCTGCCTCCCCTGTCAGCCAGCCAATCTCTGTGAGCCAGCCGCTTACGACCGTAGTCACGCCTGCGCCTGCTGTCGCTGCGCCTGCCCCCGCGCCCGGCCCGCCGCCCTGTAACCACCTTAACACCAGCCTCACCCAGCAACTGGCCCTCAAATGTGACATGACCAATCAGCAGATAGCTCTGCAGCAGCGCATCACTGCCTCCGGAGCGGGCAACATGGCCACTGCGACCTTGACCCCCCAGGCCATCGTGCCGGTGTCGCTCCCCCAGTCAAGCATCTCCGTGTCCCTCTCTCATGAGTCTCTACACCAGAGCTTGAATACAGCGGCGAGCTTAGCGCAAAGTTTACCTCAAAGCTTGAGCATGTCTGGGCCCAGCACGCCCCTGGTCTCCTACCCAATTGTGTCACAAAGCATGGGTACTGTGGTCCATAGTAGCTTGGCTCACTGA